The window GGTTGATGAGTGAGGTTTAGTAAAAGAGTTCTGTATTTTTGGTAAACTTTTGCAAATGACTGTACTTGTAGATTGACTGGAAGATTTGAAGCTAACCTCTGCAGATGATGCAAGTGCTTTCTGAAAAGGACTGTGTGAGGTAGGTGTCAGGGTGGGTGTTGCTGAATTTGAAGCAATACGAAGTGGTGTTATTCTCTTTGTAGGAGACTGCTTGTGAGATCCTAAAGGTCTGAAGGGTGGAGGTGATAATTTTTTCCAGAACCTGtatgaaacaaaacttttgaGGGAGTGTTGCTTGGAGATTGAGGTTCAATATTGGTCACTGTTTGGTTGAAGTTTATCTTCATTTCTTGACTAGCTTTAGAAGGCTTGGACAGTTGGTTCTGGTTCAATAGAGAATTTCCATTTATCTTTGCTTTTTGATTGTCTAAACTGAAAGAATGGTGTGGAATGTTTTCCCAGCCTTCTGGTTCAATTCTGGAAAATACTTTTGTTCGCAGAGAAAGGTCTAAAGATGGTACAAAACTGTTATGGTCAGACTTGGatgttaattttttatcagtatgttgTTCCACCTGATCTGAAATATCTTCAGGAACACTGATGACTGATGGGTGAGCAGAACTGTTGTCTTTCTCCTGTTCCTCATTATCACTATCTGCCACAAAGAACTCCTGACTGATGTTTATGGTAGATTCTTGTTTTGATTCATCTTTACTTGTGTCACTCTCAGGGACATAAATATCACTTTTCctgtaataagaaaaacaaccaTGATACGGGATATATTTCAATAAACCaatattgtgtaattattttcatgtaaCATGTTGCCATGAGCacacaatgaataaataaaagtcaATCTTGGGGTAGTAGgcaatattacatatttaaacattttaccctatttcttttttttttgtatagttttaagtCCATAAAGTTCTACACCTTAAATCAATACTTTTGTGTAATAACATGGAAGTGTCATTCTAACAAATGAAGTGTTGtagatgaaaaaacaaaacaaaatttaaacactTTCATGGCAATTTGTTTGCTGCAGCACATCAGTTAGTAGTTAATAtaaatgttctgttatttatacataaaagtttaaaaactatcATACCTTGATATTTTGTGACCTAATTTGTCTGTTGTTTCATTAAAAACTTCTTCTTCAGACAAGTCTCTCTCAGCCtaaaacaacattgaaaattGAAAGCTGGAAAGTTTACTCTCcattgtttatgaaataaaaatgtataatttgtacATGTTTCTTAGGCTGTATAAATTTGGAAGATGAACATCTTTGCCAATGGTTAGATACTTTTGTGTAGAATCAATACTCACACTACATTTTTCTCAAAACCCAATATTTTATGAATGAGGTATTTCTTACTCatgttaaaagtatatattaaaagctttaaATGTGAATGTACTTACAGAATATTTCGTAACACGCTTAGGAACCTTACATTTATGTACAGAATAATTggtattttaatatcagtaaagaTGCATCATTCATTAgcctttagaaaaaaaattaaacaagtacaATGTCAGAACAACTCTAGATCTAATTCCAAATGGTGGCTTTTGCTGCAGTAcaattaacaattataaaatatagtaataattacttGGTACGATTCTTATATTACAACTACTATTTGTTACATCTGTTATAAGGCAAGTAGCTAAAAGtcaactataaattatttatattcaataaaatattgttataataaaattgaCTCACATCACTGTAAATCTCCGATTCTATTCTTAAGTCAGCCAGTGTCTTATTCAGAACTTCATCCTCTACTGATggtcgtttatttgttttatcaaacACAGTCAAGTCCACAAAATCAGATATTACTTTTGCAGCAGGAGAATTGTACAAACTGATATCTTGGATTTCTTTTTCTTCCTCGGTGCAGGTTTTTGGTGGTGACTGATCTTTCAGTGAGTTATCTATATTCACTTTATCATCTGGGCAGTTATTGGAGTTTAAGCCTACAATATTCTCAGGTCTTATGTGATCAGTTGGTAAGCTTGTACTGGCAGTAGTAGTCAAATCTATGACATCAGGAAACAATGGAGGATTATACTTATCTGCAAAGAAAAGAAAGttcaacacaaaatataattcatgcaaaaaatattacaagtctGTAGCCATTTGTAAGAGCAATACAATGAATTATAGGTAGTAACTACATTGTGACTGAAGTATATTAAATGAAGAATACTTTGAATTCTGTTAGATAAAAATAGTATCCCAACATCTGTTATAAAATACAAGTAGTAAAAATAATTAGAGCAAGCCAGAGGTTCCAAGTTTCACAGTGGAATAAATCAAGAAAAACACTTTGAATTAAGGCTACAACAGACATTTAAgggagacaagttcagaaatttTTTTAGTATGTTTTACTACTTTTTCATAAACTCGCATTTTTTGAAGTGCCTGAATGATGTGTCCTTCACATATTGTCTTGTTCatcaaaataatgatacatttttctttatctatatagaaaaataaagtacatataaAAGGAGCTAATTATCTTTATGGTACAATATAAAAAGCCTggtttattcataaaataactcAATTCATGTTAATCTACAGTGTGTaattaatttagataaaatttcTATATTGTAAATTACCTGGAACATACAACTtctttgatgaaattaatgggaCAGAAAGAGGCCGAGCATATCTCTTGGCTTCAgtgttttctttcaaaacttGGCTGGATTCTATGTGTACCAGTTGTTGAGCCATTTCCACCTACCATTTCAGAAgtttaaattactgtaatttttgcatttttcatGTTTGATATAATTACAAAGCAAACGTAGGGAACCATGATAaaagaataacagaaataaaagttacatttctTATATCTATTTTATTAAACATCTAAAAAGACGAAACACCTGAACTGTTTAAGAAAACTCTCTTCAGTACAAGAGAGTACTGAAAGCTGCAGGATCAGACCAGAGGACACACATATCTATTCTATTTAAAAGCCTATTTGCTGAACTTTCAAAAAGATCCAAACTCAAACTGTGATTCTTGGTGGCTGTTTTTAAAAAACTCAACATGTAAAATATAGATTTCAACTTTTAACcgtgatattaatttttatggaGATTTATAAGTGCTtattcaaataaacaataatatgatTGTTAAAACTTCAAAATCATTCAGTTGAGATTGCATAATTAAAAGAAGAAAGATCCATATTCAGCTGTAATTAGAATGCTACTATTTTTTTTCCCCCATATGTGtgcaaatacaataaattaaaagtgGAAGCTACAAAAGTTACATGCAATAAAATACTAAGTCAGAACAGAGGAGTTATGATTTGTGGTGATGAAAAGGGGAGTTATGAGAAAAAGAACGTTAAGTTAGAAATTGGTGATTTGGGAAAACattaatacataaaagaaaatgagttcTAAAAATGAGAAATACATGACAAGTactattatagaaaaataacagaaaacctAATTTCGTGTAAATACCTTCTGTTTAATGAATTCTTCTCCTATTCTTCCATCATCCTGATCATCATCATCTTCTGGTTTGGTGTTTTCGTGAGAAAACATGCAGTCATGATCACTTATTCCAAAGATATCAAGAGAATACAAAAATGCAATGTGAGAGTCTAGTTGCGTGTCTGTTACACGTTGGTGAGCATGCATTTCCTGCAGTTGTAACTGGGTTGAGGAATGTCGAGGATTGTCCAAGATGAACAATTCTCGGAGTTCTTGTCTTGTGAAATATCTGCTCCAAAAAGTAAAGTAAGCATCTTTAAAAAAGCTATTCATCTTgcaattaaattttgattttcttgaaaaaatttcaaattttacagctgaattaaaaaaaaaggaagaaccATGCCAACAAAATAGTACCTACACCTAAAAATAAACCTTAATACTGGCACATaagtaacatttataattattggaacaagccaagttttttttttacagactgTTTGCAAATGTGATGTGtcaaaactttcttttaatacaaTTCCAGGAAGGAATATTTTTACAGCAACTAGTTCAAGGGTCAAAACCTAACttttaagtattattaaatatcCTGTAACAAATACCTGTGTGGATCTTTGCTACCTCCTGTCGTTTGTCTGGTGATAGAATCTTTAAAAATCTGACGACGATAAATTTTTTCTTCCACTGTTCCACACGTAATGAGTCTGTAAATCACGACTGAACTTCTCTGTCCTATTCTGTACACCCTGTCAACAGCTTGGGCATCAGTTGCTGGGTTCCAACTTGGATCATCTATGATAATTAGAACAAGTTGTGTATAGAGCAACtgttaaaatgtaataacaaagagAACTAACACATTCCTTTACATTATGTATGATACTACTGTTAACACAAAATGGTTCTAAAATTTATTCACATGTAATATCGGATATTTAATACagtgaaactaaacattttttacagAAAAGGTGAAGTCCAGCAGGCATATGTGCAGAAAAAGATGTTAatggaagaaaaaagaaatgtgccaaaattttaaaaaaaaaatcagcttcaATTGAACCTTCCTACCCTTAgcagtacatttattttaaaacattatatgtatgtacaaaGGTAAACACTTCCAAAATAGTAGTCTTACTCTTAAAAGATTCAAGTTAATTTCCAAAACCACTTACATATAATCACCCTGTTGGCTGCAGTCAATGTCAGGCCAACTCCTCCCacctacaaaataaaatttatttcaatgagtaacatttgtgttattttaagactggtaattttaaaacatacactGACAGGTTAAGTTGCTtaatattcaatgttataatatacCCTTTAATATagcattaataaaatgttaacccCTCAACAACATTTCTTGGTTTAACTTTACCaattaacaaatgtaacaatataaacatgagttaataaaacattatagtaAACACCTGattttaatatgataataaatcATTAATGATGGTGTATTAATTTCAAAGATAAATTACCAGTTTTTTTCTGACAAATAAGAAGACTAATGGTGAAGTATATGTAGCATTTGAAGAATTGATATACAAGTACATTAGATGCATTAAAGAGTAATGTAATTATAACAATGAAGATTTAAAAGAACACAATGTACCTGTGTGGTCAGAAGAAAGACAGAGAAAGAAGAGTCTTCTTGGAAAGTCTggattttcttttctctttctacaAGACTAGTGACTGTCCCATCTATTCTAATTACTTTCCATTGTCTgtatacaaatgttaaaattcaTGAACCATTTATCCAAAAGAGGTATATTGATATTTAACTTGCTTAACTATAAGTGGACTCAAGAACAGCAAATAAAACTGAGATAATGGTAATAAAAGATTcctgtaaaacattttttaaatgagttttaaattataagaaaCACCTGATGACAGAACAAGATTCATATCCAAATTTTCActgaatttaaaaactaaattaaataaaaaattaagccTTTTCACAAAAAGtatgattatttatatagatataaatgtgtGAAAAGGATAAGTTATCTTTTAATAAACTCTTCTTTGCATTAATAGTTGTAGTTCTCTTAAAcagcaaaaacaataaaaatgaaagtgcatataactgtttaaaacatatagaatggattattattttttacaaactgtttaatgCACTGAATTATATGTTggaattaaatttttaaattttagttatttaaaaatttaataaatcattcaaaacaacaaagaTCTATGCTCAGTATAAACCTGTAGTTTTATCAAAATGGTTTGATAAAGGGAGCAAACAAATCCATGTAAATGTGAGTGAAAGAAAACTAATCCAAAGACTGAAATACTAGAAAcagacaagtaaacaaaaataaattaaaattgtacagcAGAACTTTCAAAAGCCcttcattttctttagttttatacaTACTGCTCTATATTATAAAAGAGTTAAACTCCAGTAATCAAGGTAGACTTCTGACATTTTACACACCTATTGGTGAGAATTCGCTGGATAATGTCAAGAATCTTTCTTGACTGAGAGAATACCAATGTGCGATGACCTTCTTTCCTGAGCTGGTTCAGCAGTGAAAGAAGAAAGCCCAGCTTTCCAGATTCTTCAATTAGATCATCATCAGAAACTCCATCAATTGACATGGTGGTGGTTCTCTCATCTTCTAAAATACTTTCATAGTCTTCTTCACTAGCAAGTATAAGAAACAggctttaaatttaatttcatctAACATCAGATATGCAACCGTTTTTGTCAGGTACAATATTACACTCACAACAACGTTACTGGAAATTAAATTGAAAGAACCACTTACTATATATGTTAGACACAAAAATGATACTTATACATTATCAACAAagttattaactgtattttatttatagttcaaCTCAAAGGCAAAGAATCGTTTGGCAATGCTTGATTGTTAACATTCATATTGTATAACGAACAAAATCTGTGTTCTGAAAGATTTAGTTAgtattaactgtattattataataatttaaaaactatgtAATTTGTtctacacacacatacaaatgaATTTTACAATGTTTTAGCTTGCCCTTTAAAAATTATTAGTgacattatttaaatacttttaataatgtgAACTTGATTCATTTAATCAAATCAAAATTACCTAACTTAAAATATCTGTCAACAGTTCATCATTTATACAAccttttaaaattcttaaaatacacTATTTTATGCCTTGTAAGATGCTACATCTTGGAAAATGCACCCTAaatttggaaagacaattctaagaaaaagATATTTTGACCCAGCAACTAACGCCTTAACGTAGCCTTGActtttttcaacctactgagtaaatacagttaaataagTCATATTCTTCATAGTATATTGACtattagttaaactgaatgttttatgctaCTGAAAAAACTTGTAATTGGTAATGAGATTACGATCTGTATGATGCCATTTTGAGTAGACCCTAAGCTAACTTCTTGCCTTAACctatcacttttgtcttggaagatcAATGGGGATTTTAAGAAAAAAGTGCATCTTACAAGGCATAAAATACAGtaatcttaataacaaacaatttttaccTTATATCTCCACTCAAACCAAGTTGTAGACAAGCTCTATGAGATAGAAGACGTGGGTGGTCGCAAATCTTTTTCAAAACTGTCAACTCCACTAATGGAGATTTTTTAGTCATCAGTAGCTGAAAGTATATTTATAACTGCTTATAGGTTGTGCAATTCttacaaatttataaagaaaaacaaatactttactaATATGTAATGTTTGAATGCATATATAACTACTCAATTACAAGACATACAAAAAGTATACAGTAAGTTCAATGCACACTTGACCTGAACACTAGTAACCAATAAAGTTCAAGAATGAGTTACTGGcacttgtgtaatatttaaaattataataaataattaaaaacaattatttacacaACCAAACTCTATTGAAGCCATACAGCTTCAACTTTAAAAGTGCTGGTTTCAATGTGATCTATGTTACTTTTAGGAGTTACTTACAAGATATACTTTGTTCTTTTAACCTGTTTTGGATTGATTCACTATTACTTACATATTTCGTTGGTCTTTTTTTGTTAATAGTTATTATATTTTGCCACACATAAACATATTGGCTTCTCTGTTTAATACtttttgcttttatatttcattatttctaatatttctgtaatatttaacGCTATAATACTATGAGGTTGAgccaaaattaaagttttttttaccaCAATATTGTATGTTGGATAGATTTTACGTGTTAGGCTATAAATGAAGttcctattttatttcttatctaacCTCTATATTCTTGCaatctgtattttaaatttcttttggtTTGACCAATATAAATAAGCACCACATTCACATTTTATGTTACAAACACCAATTTTATCTGTTAATtctattttatcttatttattggTTTGAAGGATAAAAATtctgatgtttttttaaaaacattatataattgaCTTGCTAAACCTGGAATAAGGTAaacttagtttatttttgttttttcataaacaaatctcAATGTGGTATTTATAACTGTACTTACACCTTTGTTAAATTTCTAAAGGGCTTTGTCTACTACATTTGGTTCAAATCTATCAACAGCTATATACTTAACAAGTTATTTAAATCTTCCCATCATGACCATATTTTTAAAGCtctataaacatgtttataatgaagatatatttttttttcacatgacaTGATGCTGTGTGGTGGCATAACATCAAATGATTTTCAATAAACTGATGTTTCTAAGTTACCTTCCATATACCTAAAACTTGATGctattattttcttcaatttcatAAGTGAATTGAGTTGATGGTTCTTTACTACTTAAGTAACTAGAATATTGTAGTTTACTGTTTAGTAACGATTACAATagataaactacaaacattaTGCACAAGTCTTCAAGagccataaaataattttataaattaatttatccgttaatagtaataataaccatttttttttaaGCCTGGCTAATACCTAAGTAAATCTGTTCTAGAAATTATATCTGCACTTACATTTTTCACTCTGTCCAGTTCCAGGAAATCTCGATACAGTTTTATCTGCAAATCACTCAAGAA of the Tachypleus tridentatus isolate NWPU-2018 chromosome 13, ASM421037v1, whole genome shotgun sequence genome contains:
- the LOC143236778 gene encoding DNA excision repair protein ERCC-6-like isoform X1, with translation MSSSTSEDLSPDRKANFNHLQKEGKELAKKGKIREAIKVTQQALEIFFSEKLAKRIEKMEKFLQEYGEADESDEMVEVGKGFYLYGELYQKLYPYQHVGLLWLWELYRKRKGGILGDDMGLGKTIQIIAFLSGMFDAQYIQSVLIVMPVSLIQTWEKEFDKWAPGIQVYAFHSSSKKERERNKLRVQKRGGVLLTSYGMLVTSWDLMARLEGREFVWDYVILDEGHKIKNPTKTTKAAHDIPSKNRLVLTGTPIQNNLRELWFLFDYVHQGALLGSHQTFKMQYETPITRAREKDATAGERRLGSEIAENLRCLIAPYFLRRTKAEVLSQKQLEDAENIDPNLLNSSASKHNSEMLSPLQRKNDFITWVFLSDLQIKLYRDFLELDRVKNLLMTKKSPLVELTVLKKICDHPRLLSHRACLQLGLSGDISEEDYESILEDERTTTMSIDGVSDDDLIEESGKLGFLLSLLNQLRKEGHRTLVFSQSRKILDIIQRILTNRQWKVIRIDGTVTSLVEREKKIQTFQEDSSFSVFLLTTQVGGVGLTLTAANRVIIYDPSWNPATDAQAVDRVYRIGQRSSVVIYRLITCGTVEEKIYRRQIFKDSITRQTTGGSKDPHRYFTRQELRELFILDNPRHSSTQLQLQEMHAHQRVTDTQLDSHIAFLYSLDIFGISDHDCMFSHENTKPEDDDDQDDGRIGEEFIKQKVEMAQQLVHIESSQVLKENTEAKRYARPLSVPLISSKKLYVPDKYNPPLFPDVIDLTTTASTSLPTDHIRPENIVGLNSNNCPDDKVNIDNSLKDQSPPKTCTEEEKEIQDISLYNSPAAKVISDFVDLTVFDKTNKRPSVEDEVLNKTLADLRIESEIYSDAERDLSEEEVFNETTDKLGHKISRKSDIYVPESDTSKDESKQESTINISQEFFVADSDNEEQEKDNSSAHPSVISVPEDISDQVEQHTDKKLTSKSDHNSFVPSLDLSLRTKVFSRIEPEGWENIPHHSFSLDNQKAKINGNSLLNQNQLSKPSKASQEMKINFNQTVTNIEPQSPSNTPSKVLFHTGSGKNYHLHPSDL
- the LOC143236778 gene encoding DNA excision repair protein ERCC-6-like isoform X2, with protein sequence MSSSTSEDLSPDRKANFNHLQKEGKELAKKGKIREAIKVTQQALEIFFSEKLAKRIEKMEKFLQEYGEADESDEMVEVGKGFYLYGELYQKLYPYQHVGLLWLWELYRKRKGGILGDDMGLGKTIQIIAFLSGMFDAQYIQSVLIVMPVSLIQTWEKEFDKWAPGIQVYAFHSSSKKERERNKLRVQKRGGVLLTSYGMLVTSWDLMARLEGREFVWDYVILDEGHKIKNPTKTTKAAHDIPSKNRLVLTGTPIQNNLRELWFLFDYVHQGALLGSHQTFKMQYETPITRAREKDATAGERRLGSEIAENLRCLIAPYFLRRTKAEVLSQKQLEDAENIDPNLLNSSASKHNSEMLSPLQRKNDFITWVFLSDLQIKLYRDFLELDRVKNLLMTKKSPLVELTVLKKICDHPRLLSHRACLQLGLSGDISEEDYESILEDERTTTMSIDGVSDDDLIEESGKLGFLLSLLNQLRKEGHRTLVFSQSRKILDIIQRILTNRQWKVIRIDGTVTSLVEREKKIQTFQEDSSFSVFLLTTQVGGVGLTLTAANRVIIYDPSWNPATDAQAVDRVYRIGQRSSVVIYRLITCGTVEEKIYRRQIFKDSITRQTTGGSKDPHRYFTRQELRELFILDNPRHSSTQLQLQEMHAHQRVTDTQLDSHIAFLYSLDIFGISDHDCMFSHENTKPEDDDDQDDGRIGEEFIKQKVEMAQQLVHIESSQVLKENTEAKRYARPLSVPLISSKKLYVPDLTTTASTSLPTDHIRPENIVGLNSNNCPDDKVNIDNSLKDQSPPKTCTEEEKEIQDISLYNSPAAKVISDFVDLTVFDKTNKRPSVEDEVLNKTLADLRIESEIYSDAERDLSEEEVFNETTDKLGHKISRKSDIYVPESDTSKDESKQESTINISQEFFVADSDNEEQEKDNSSAHPSVISVPEDISDQVEQHTDKKLTSKSDHNSFVPSLDLSLRTKVFSRIEPEGWENIPHHSFSLDNQKAKINGNSLLNQNQLSKPSKASQEMKINFNQTVTNIEPQSPSNTPSKVLFHTGSGKNYHLHPSDL